AGTAGGGTGCTTACTTAAAAGTAAGCATGCAGAAAGGGATACATATTAGCGGAGGTTGGGAGGAAGGGGGAATTTTAGACAGTTTGGCGGCAATTCTACTGTAATAGGAGTATTGTTATCCATTCATATCAGGATTGTGCACTGTAGGTAAACAAAAAGCTGCCCGGAATCCCGTGGCAGCTTTTTGTTTGAGTTGATTGAATTCGTGTACAAGTTCAATGAACCGGCTTTATGACGCTGGCTCTTCATATTTCCGCTTATTATGATTTTCTCCCCAAGAACACATAATTTCTGCTACAGGAATCAATGTTCTGCCGTATTCACTAAGAGAATATTCCACTTTTGGAGGGATAACCGGGTGAACCGTTCTATCAACTATGCCTTCTCGTTCCAAATCTCGGAGATGTTGTGAAAGCATTTTTTGTGAAGCATCAGGTATAAGCTTTTCCAGATCGTTGAACCTCTTCTTGGATTCAATCAAGTGCCATAAAATCATGGGTTTCCATTTACCGCCTAAAACATCAATGAGTGTCTCAATTGGACATTCGCGCTGATGAATCATTATTGAATCATCCCCTTACTTTTAAGTAAGTGCATTACCTATAATTGACATAACAAAATTTTACGATAGCTCTACAATCAAGTCAATCATTGAAGCTTAAAAGGATAAATGCCCATTCTTTTAGGTGTATGAATTGCCTGTGTGTATTGCCTTAAAACTCCTCCAAAACCTTGGATTTATCACCATAAATCTTTTCCAGGTGATCTTCTCCC
This Paenibacillus sp. JZ16 DNA region includes the following protein-coding sequences:
- a CDS encoding winged helix-turn-helix transcriptional regulator yields the protein MIHQRECPIETLIDVLGGKWKPMILWHLIESKKRFNDLEKLIPDASQKMLSQHLRDLEREGIVDRTVHPVIPPKVEYSLSEYGRTLIPVAEIMCSWGENHNKRKYEEPAS